Below is a window of Numenius arquata chromosome 28, bNumArq3.hap1.1, whole genome shotgun sequence DNA.
aaaaaaaagaaatagatacgTACATCCTATACAAAACTCTATCAAGGTTCAAGGATGGCATCacgggcaggcactggggaagtcccaggctggactcagccaTGGACGGGAACTACATTCCccatctggagtcaggaacacacagatcaggatcaaagacaGACAAATAGACAGGGTCCTCATCAGATTGTCGGCCATCGAACAAAGAGCTGACCCTTCGGTCCCTCGGCTTTTGTAccgagcgtggggcagatgggatggaacacccccttggtcagttttggggcccccatcctgtccactcctccccacaggcgtGACCCCCTCtacgctcttctgcttccaaccctccaacggggtagGTAACAGAGTTACCTTGGTTGTTAAAGCAGCAATCATAAGccagagcctctctgcaccccagTCCCTGGCATTAACTCTCAATAGAGTTAGCTGAGTTAATTATCAACCCAAGAGTGAGAGCAGGGTGTGTTTAAACAacgtgctgttaatttcagagagcagaagaggattaggtaaaaaataaaataattgaacagaaagttggtgCTGTTCTACCTCAAATTCTGTCAGAAGCGGTTTGTGACACAAGCAAGAAGAGCTCTGGGATGGTcccagagagaaggagaaagaaaccaGTTCCATGCATGAGGTCCCAGCCCCAGCCGGcccacagcagctcccaccacATCTCCCGACCTGCAGGGCCAACCCAGACGAGAGGGAGGGACATCTCTCCACCACTCCACGCTGCTGAAAGAGGTGAAGCTGTGACTCCTCAGCGTGGGGATGGTCCTTTCTCCAGCACCTCTCTCACTTCAGCACTTGGGGCTTGCTGCAGATGTACGGCCGGCGCTGTGAGCAGTCTGTACTCCCCAAAACATGGTCGTACAAATACATACACTCTGCCTGGCCGTGTACCTTAAACCTGTAACAAGCAGCAAAGACACCGCTGGGACCCAGGGGGACGCGGTTGTCCCCTCAAGACACCGGGAGGAGACAAGGGCTGCCTgcaagggacagccccagcagacacctcccaccaggaccCTGCCCGTCCCACCGCAGGATGGTCTCCCCACAGCCCCGGCTCCCAACGGGACTCACGTCTGGTTGAAGCTGCTGCCGTCCACCCACTCCAGGCGTTCGCCCCATCTCCGCAGCCCGATCCAGTAATCAATGTTGCCCTTGAGGCGTGAGAGGAACTCCTgggcaggaaagagagaagccaacagtcaggagatgctgctgccagccccacaccagtccctgtctcagccccagccccccatggctgccaccagccctgggatggcagcagctcccaccccacacctgCTCCAAcaagctccagagctgctgcaggagctcaccAGCCCGCCCAGCACTCTTGGTCCTGCTCtgacccagctctgctcccaccctggGCTCTGTACCCAACACaggaacccccccacccccacaacggcccctcactcaccatttcccactCCCTCCTGAGCACGGCCAGCGAGGCCCCGTGCGAggagcactgctcctggctccactcccagctcccctcaTCCCCCGAGAGGCAGTAGCAGACATTGCGGTACCCGACCCAGCCATCAGGACACGCCAGCACCGGAACCAGCACAGCTAGATCCCCTCCATGTCCTCTTACTGGAACGGGAaggggagaagagcagaggaTTGGGCTCTGCAGGGACCAGGGGGCACAGctgcgtggggcagggaaggaggcagccgctcctcccttacctgagaGGACAGCAACAGCCGCGGCCAGAGCCAGGACCAGACCCACCAGCACAGACACCACCAGGACCCACAGCGGATGGAAGCTGTGGCACTTGTCTGGAGGGAGAAAGAGCCACTCGGGGTGAGGATGGTGCTGTCCCcctcccatccctgccacccccaccaccagctgcccagggaacACGGGAGGGGACCCCTCCCCAGACCCTTTTACCCCCCACAAActcagctgctgcttcccagtcCCCTCCCCGGGCACAGGAACTGCCACGGGGCCattcccagctggcagcaagggACAGTCACACAGAACAGGGACAAGGCTGTCACCCCCCTAGACCCTGTGGGACAGCCcgcagcaggagagctgccagacAGATGGAGATGAGGGGGCTGCTACAGCCCCCCCGTTGAGGAGCAAGCAGAATATGAAGCCTTTTCTAGAGACCTGGAAGAAGCCTCACACTTGCCAGCCCCAATCCTCGTGGGGTGACACTGCCCATGGGGACACAGTCCCCTCCCAACAGGCCACGGGGGGGGACCTTGCACTCACCCAGGACTGTTCTGTGCCTCATtcttcctgcagccccagccacATCTGGGTGGGGGGACGCTCCTCCACCCCAGGGACTCAGGGGCTTTTCCACATTCCCATCACTGCAGCAGAACCCGTTTGCGTGTCCCATGGCACCCTGGAAAGTGAAACCGTTTTGCTCATGACAAGCAGGATCTTGCTCATTTCAAGCCTGGCTCAGATCCTGTTTTTCTACCACTGCTTTTAtcgctgtgctgggagagggcagggaacAAGACTCAACGCATTGGGATGATTAATTCTTTTATCTGGCACCAGGCCTGCCTTTCTCAGAGCAGCCAGGACCACAGGGGGTCACCCAGGCTCATGAAGTCGATGCCCACGCgcccctgtcctgtccctgctcccctgggGACATTGCACCCTGTCCCCAGCAACTGGGGAGGACAAACACAGCCTCAGGGAGCTCAGGGACAAGCCCTTGGCCACCAGCCACCACCCTCCCCACAAAAGCCAGGGTAAACAACACTTCGAGGCCGGTTAAGGAAGAAGGGATGATAAAGCTCGCAGATAAAAGTGAGGAAGTCGCACAAGGCTTCCTGTTTCCCTCCAGTCCAACTCCTCCAGCTGAgccctgcaccccggggctccACCAGCCAAGGTTGAAAATCCCCCTCaacccccagcagctgctggagcaacCAGCTCCCCATCCCGGCAGGGAAATGCAAACGCCTGGCCCTGGAGAGCGGCCAGAGAGGCTCGCTCAGCACAAAGGCACAGGGCTGCTCCCTCCagagctctgctggcagctggaCAGTGATAAGGGGAAACAACACTcgagggttaatagtagagccattgcttggcttaagctgtatatctataggCTTAAGCCATTGACAAGgcgtttaggcaaagaaagggtgtgttgaaacaataaagtggtcacgtccccctcgctgggagataagggaacaactggtattcaaagaaggaacccagttatcttgagagagcgatcatctggctgaaaccagtcccgtggcctggagcaacacattaacgtTAAAGGCGAGAGGTAGAGAGGAAGACACACGctcttcatccccgagacccccccgtccacgaccaccaggaggcactgcgcagcTGGGAAGCGTTAAAGGCGGAAACTGTAGAAacgatttctcgtaactcattgtaataaagtccgccttttcggggaaaggttatggatatgcaTAGGCGCCTCTTGAATATGTAAGCTTTGGTTGCATAAATGCTAAGCTAACCGCCGCGGTGGGTGGGCACTATTGCGGtggggcaaccccccccccccgtgctgcccagcgCCGAATAAACACACCTACTATACAACCTCacgggttgtggagtctgctttctaCACGTCAACAGAGATCAACAACTGATATTTTTAGTTGGTTATGAAACATACTCCAGCTCCCTGCCCGGTAACGCAGAACTGCCTCATCCCCAAAACCTCCCCCAGAGGACAGAAGCTCCAGCGCCCGCAGACAGAGAAGGGGACTATAGAGGGGAGGGGGTCCTGGAGCTGAACCCCCCACCCGGGAAAGCCCCGGTGGGATCAGAACTTCCCAGGAACCCAGCACAACCCGAGGGAGCCCCGGGGTCAAAGTCAATGGGGGACCCCCGAGCTCAGAGAGGGGGGATCCGGGCAGCAGGGGGGCCCTACGGGACCCGAGCCCACTCTGGtcgtgggtaggaattaggggtGGTGGGGGAGGAAGAGCCTGGGTTCTCTCTGGCTACGGGGtggagtggggatgggggtgaACCGACCCCTCTCTGGAcgtggggagggttggggggacTGGAAattgggggcaggggagggggacactggggaacTGGGAGAGGCCCCGTGCCCTCTCTGACCACAGggtgggggactgggagggaaggggggaacccGGGCACCTCTCTGGCCGTGGGGTGGAGTGgggttggggggacggggggtggGAACCGACCCCTCTGCGGCCGGGGGGAGggttggagggggaaaaagggaggggggggtgaaCTGGGGGAGGCCCCAGGGCCCTCTCTGGCCGCGGGGGGGATTGGGGAACCCTCCCTACCTGCGCCCACCCAGAAGCTCGCTCCTTCCTCGCTTTGTGCTGCCCTAGAGGGGGGTGAGAATTGAGGGACTCGGTTTTAATAAAGCCCAGCCAGCGCCCGGCCAATCAGCGCGCAAGAAGGAGGAGTGGTGGGACAGGCAGCCAATGGGAGCGCGCGTTgaagagacaccccccccccaccaccaccaccctctgaTCCACCCCAGGGTAGCGCGGCGGGGCACGGACTATGGGGAGTCTCAGAGAAGCGGCGCCGAAAATGGGGAAAATGAGCAATATTTGCCAGGTTCAGCCGTCACTAGTAATTAGTAGGGTGGGAGTTAGTAATTAGTGACGTGGTTTGGCGGCTGGAAGCCCCGAAGTGCTAAAACGGGCTGAGATTGGGACTGGCTCTGAGGAATAAAGTGGTTTTTTCcgctgggggtggtgagaccccggcccaggttgcccagagaggggggAGATtggccccgtccctggaaacatcccagggcaggttggacggggctctgggcgacctgctctggttggagatgtccctgcccagggcagggggctggactccaggggctttgaaggtcccttcaaTCACAAACAAGTTGATGATTCTCTATAAAAATCCACCCAAAACTGGATTCAGGTGCTTCTATTTGGCCGGGACATCCTCCTGCACGTAAGTAAATATTTCCCCTTGCTCTAATTCTTGTTTATCGCCCAACAGCCATCTGTTGCGTAGGTTCCAAATTGCATCTGGAAATGGGGAAATTCTCAAGACACAAAAATACTTACCCTGACCCCTGCAATATTTCAGGCACCCCTCCTTCTCATAGATCCCATGGTACATGCTGATAACACAGAGCAATTTTCCACACTGGAGCAAAAGCCGTGGCTGTTCTCAGCACCATCCCCCAACCCCTGCCTGTTCTGAGAATGGGTTGTCCCCAGCCCACCTCAATTTTGGCCTGGGGGGGTTCCGAGGTGGGAGGCAGAGCCGGGGGATGAGCCCTGGGCCGGGGATGCTgcctgagcagaggaggagggaggcagctccCCCCTTCATTCCACGACCTgagatgaggggacagagcacCTACAGCACAGGTGGTGGTGACACACAGCTGGGAGGAAGCGGGTGACACCCCAGGAGGCCATGCCACCATCCAGGGAGACCTaggcaggctggagagatgggcagagaggaacctcatgaagttcaacctcAGGAAGAGGTTgtacaggttgggggttgacCTGCTGAGAAGaaactgggagtcctggtagacaccaagttgcccatgagccaccaacgtgcccttgtggccaagaagaccaatggtctcctggggggcattaagAAGAGCGTGGAGAacctcaagggaggtcatcctccccctctgctctgccctggtgaggtcccatctggagcactgggtccagttctgggctccccacttcaagaagaacagggaactgctggagagtgtcTAGTGGAGACtaggaagatgatgagggactggaggatctctctgctgaggaaagctaagagacctggggctgttcagcctggagaagagaagaccgaggggggatcttatcaatatctaaagggcgggtggcaagaggatggggccagactcttctcaggggtgcccggggacaggacaaggggcaacagggaCAACCTGGAACaagggaaattccatctcaacatgaggaaaaacttctttactccgagagtgccggagccctggaagaggctgaacAGAGAGCgtgtgcagtctccttctctggagatattccaaacccgcccAGACaccttcctgtccagcctgctcctgaTGAATCAGTTTTGGAAgggggctggactggatgatctccaaaggtcccggTCACTGTATAATTCCATGACAAAGGCATTCAGGCAAGTCTTCTCCAGATTTGGCAGCTGATTCGCCTGGAACTCCATTGCTTTTTTCCCTGCAGGAATTCCTTGCAAAACATCTTCTCTAATGATGAAGGAGCTCGTCCCAAACTGCATGTTACCTTGATAgcaccctctcctctcccttaCCCGGCCTTGAGCAggttcctctcttctcccctcgtcccAGCAGGAGCAAAGCTTGGCTTTGCCAGGCTCTCCCCAGGGCGTCTGTCCTGGATTTGGCTGGGATGTGGTTGATTTTGGGGGCTGCCAAGGCCtggtctcctcctccttccagcgagtgggctggggggggcaccaAAAATTGGGACAaaacctcttcctcttcccattctctccccTATCCCAGGTGGGGGCAGTGAGCGAGGGGCTGCGTGGTCCTGGCTGGGGTTCAACCACCTTGGTGTCCTGGGGGCAGGACATgtcatccctctcccctccctggtaccc
It encodes the following:
- the LOC141476174 gene encoding C-type lectin domain family 2 member B-like, encoding MGHANGFCCSDGNVEKPLSPWGGGASPHPDVAGAAGRMRHRTVLDKCHSFHPLWVLVVSVLVGLVLALAAAVAVLSVRGHGGDLAVLVPVLACPDGWVGYRNVCYCLSGDEGSWEWSQEQCSSHGASLAVLRREWEMEFLSRLKGNIDYWIGLRRWGERLEWVDGSSFNQTFKVHGQAECMYLYDHVLGSTDCSQRRPYICSKPQVLK